The window GGCGGCAGCGTCCACTGGTCGGGGAACGCGGGGACGACGTCGATGTGGCCGTGGATCAGCAGTGCCCCGCGGGACCGGTCCGCCCCGGCGATCCGGGTGACGACACTCGCCCGACCCGGCTCGGACTCGAGGATCTCGGTGTCGAGCCCGACCTCGGAGAGCTTCTCCGCGACGTACTCCGCCGCGGCGCGCTCCCCCGGCCCCGAGCCGTCGCCGAAGTTCACCGATTCGATGCGGATGAGGTCCTGGCAGAGGCCGACGACCTCCGCCTGCGCCGCGGTCGTGTCGGCGCCCGGGTCCGGGGTTGCGTTCATGACCACATCCTGCCCCCGAAGGGGGGAGGACGCACTCAGCACCTCTCCCGGCGGTGCTAAGGTTGGCGCGCTTCCGGGGCCGCGATCCGGTCCCCGGAGCGCATGCGCGCGGGTGGCGGAATTGGCAGACGCGCTAGCTTGAGGTGCTAGTGCCCGCAAGGGCATGGGGGTTCAAGTCCCCCCTCGCGCACAGACGAAAGGCCCCTGACCGGGAATGGTCGGGGGCCTTCGTCCGTCCGGACGCTTCCGCGGAAGCGTTGTGCGCAGCGGTCCCCCAGCTCAGTAGTGATGGCGAGCCTGGATGACGACGAGGTACTTGTCGTCGACGACGGTGTGGACCAACCGATGCTCGTCGGTGATCCGCCGCGCCGAACTGCCGACCCTCGCCCGGACAGGAGACATCGAACTTCTG of the Sporichthya polymorpha DSM 43042 genome contains:
- a CDS encoding type II toxin-antitoxin system YoeB family toxin, with amino-acid sequence MSPVRARVGSSARRITDEHRLVHTVVDDKYLVVIQARHHY